CAATACCCAGGAGTAGCGCGATCGCGAGTGGTACCGGTAGCCACGCCCCGCTGATCGGCAGCAGTGTGCATACCAGCAACCAGGCCCAAAAGGCCATGGAAAAGAGTGAATCCTGTGTGAGCGTTTTCAGATCGATGTGTCGCTTTGGAACAGGTAACGATTCAGTTTACCGAAAGTATAACGGTATGCTTTTGCGCGCGGTTCGTTTCGAAAAAGACTTATGAACCCGAACCCTAAGATCCGCGTGATCACCTGTATGTACACCGATCTTGCAACTACGAATGATGCGATCCCATTACGGTGCTTTCGAGTGAATTTGATCCGGCTTATCAATTGATTGCTGATCATGCGGGAAGGCTCTTTCGCTGAGCTTTGTCCACCGATATGGATGATAGGCGGCGTTCGGAATTGCCAGCAGGTTCCACCACCTCGCGTAATGCGCACGCACAGGTCCACATCTTCCATCCAGAACAGGATCGGATCCAGCCCACCTAATTCCAGAAATACCGAACGATGAAAAAGCATTGCGGCGCCTGAAATGAAACCGACCTCACGCCCTTCCTTAGGTATTTCCATGGGATAACCGCGGCGACCGAACAACCGATGAAGGAAAACCGCTTCGAGCGCGGAATCCAGTGGTCGTGGTACTTTCCATGCACTGGTTTGTTGGCTTCCGTTCAAGTACACAAGCGTTGGGCCAGAGATCGTGGCATTGGCTAGTTCATGCGCATCAAGCCACGTTCCGATACTGTTCGGAGTAATTACCGTATCGGAATTCAGGAGGATCAAGTACTTCCCTTTCGCACGCTCCATGCCGAGGTTGTTCGCTGCGGAGAAACCGAGGTTCACATCACTTCGGATAAGAACAACATTGGAATGATCTGATCCAACCAGTTCTGGTGAACCATCCGAAGAGGCATTGTCGATCACGATCACTTCATACGATCTAGTAACATGCGCTTGGATAGATGCCAGGCAATTTCCGAGAATATCCCGTGTATTGTAGCTCACCACGATGAACGATAGAACCGGAGCTATTTCGTCCTGTCCTTCGATCTCTTTGTTGGCTTGCGCTTTGTTCATTTCCTCCACGTCCGAACGAAGATGGTCAACAACAGCCAGAACGGCAAGATCAATAGGGAGGTGATCGCCACATAAAACAAGAATGGGTATTTCCCAGTGTCATTGATGCGTATCGGTTCACGGTGTACGAAGAGCATTTGGAGTAGGAAATCACAATACCGGACCAACAACATGATCTTGTTCTTGAATGAAAGTGGTACGGATACCCAAAGATCCTGGCGCACGGGTAATTGGTGGCTGCGCATGGCGGGTAGGTCCTTGCTTAAACTACCTTGGGTCCTACGCACACCACTGATCGCTTCGGACTTGTCCAAAAACCGGAAACGTGTTCCATGGGCTGCCATACGGAACCAGAAGTCCCAGTCCTCAATGTACCGGAATTCTTTGCGAAAACCATGGATCCGGTCCAATGCGCTACGTCGGAAAAGGGCTGTATTCAGTCGGAAAACATTGCCATGGATCAATCGCGCGACAACGCGATCTCGCGCGCCATTCAGCTTTTCATCGGCCCGGTACTCACCTACCCGCCCACTTATGGTCGGGTCAGTGAAATGATAGAAATCCGAATAGACCACACCCAATTCCGGCTCGCTGCGCATAGCGTCCACATGCACTTGCAACTTAAGAGGCGCAAGGAGATCATCGGCATCCAACAATTGGATGAACTCGCCCTTGGCGCGTTGCAATCCGTGATTCCTTGCCGCAGAAACGCCGCCGTTCGCGGGCAATTGGACGTATGTGAAGCGTGGATCTCTTTCGATCAATGAAGAAACAACACTTGCCGTATTATCGGTGCTGGCATCATCAATAATGATACACTCCCAGTCCTGCATGGTTTGCGCTTGCACCGACCTCAACGCATCAGTAATGTACCGGCCGTAATTATACGTGGCAATGATCACGGAAACGATCGGTGCAGGGCTGTTCATCTTCCGATCATGCGGTTCAATGCGGCATAGGCATGATACACCTTGAACCAGACCTTGGGT
This genomic window from Flavobacteriales bacterium contains:
- a CDS encoding glycosyltransferase family 2 protein — encoded protein: MNSPAPIVSVIIATYNYGRYITDALRSVQAQTMQDWECIIIDDASTDNTASVVSSLIERDPRFTYVQLPANGGVSAARNHGLQRAKGEFIQLLDADDLLAPLKLQVHVDAMRSEPELGVVYSDFYHFTDPTISGRVGEYRADEKLNGARDRVVARLIHGNVFRLNTALFRRSALDRIHGFRKEFRYIEDWDFWFRMAAHGTRFRFLDKSEAISGVRRTQGSLSKDLPAMRSHQLPVRQDLWVSVPLSFKNKIMLLVRYCDFLLQMLFVHREPIRINDTGKYPFLFYVAITSLLILPFWLLLTIFVRTWRK
- a CDS encoding glycosyltransferase family 2 protein encodes the protein MNKAQANKEIEGQDEIAPVLSFIVVSYNTRDILGNCLASIQAHVTRSYEVIVIDNASSDGSPELVGSDHSNVVLIRSDVNLGFSAANNLGMERAKGKYLILLNSDTVITPNSIGTWLDAHELANATISGPTLVYLNGSQQTSAWKVPRPLDSALEAVFLHRLFGRRGYPMEIPKEGREVGFISGAAMLFHRSVFLELGGLDPILFWMEDVDLCVRITRGGGTCWQFRTPPIIHIGGQSSAKEPSRMISNQLISRIKFTRKHRNGIASFVVARSVYIQVITRILGFGFISLFRNEPRAKAYRYTFGKLNRYLFQSDTSI